From a single Aspergillus puulaauensis MK2 DNA, chromosome 2, nearly complete sequence genomic region:
- a CDS encoding putative NRPS-like protein biosynthetic cluster (COG:I;~EggNog:ENOG410QE59;~InterPro:IPR000873,IPR006162,IPR036736,IPR036291, IPR013120,IPR042099,IPR020845;~PFAM:PF00501,PF01370,PF07993;~SMCOG1002:AMP-dependent synthetase and ligase;~antiSMASH:Cluster_2.6) — protein sequence MGIPQYNEPSHNQGQSQADELVQRFGRLNTLDDLIRLRAADAVQEPILAYPQQTQDGVASYEHFTGEDLDAMVDQAVCMLLESGIRPPKNDGEIIALLTLSDLNMVVTFFALSRIGYTIMMLSPRLSATACVSLLDTVGCDTILYGHAPTIRTTVGEILRQKLVACRPIIQRPSQTDTAEGPSVLVLHRSRNRDAARNRTALILHSSGSTGTPKPLFLSHKAIMTHPLRGPGLTSFNTLPWYHLHGLSTALQAMYMRKVAYMWDAALPLTTPTVVAALEAAKPESVQGVPYLLQLLVDSTKGLDALRSCKLVTYGGAPCPDDLGDRLVAEGVHFGGSFGLTEAGLVAESISRPKSDPFWNYLRFFPNLTPFIWMKPLSSGPENELYECVYLAGHPALTASNSSEPPGSYHSRDVFTPHPSIPDRWKYVSRLDDRVTLLNGEKVLPLPIEGCIKQSPVVEDAVVVGVGKAVPGLLLFRAEQAEQVRRLHPVSGEEFIDSVWPVIQDANSRAEQFSQITREMVAVLPVGSVRPQTDKGSMIRAQVYARYADVIEGLYARVEERGADGATGGTLRLSCEETEGHLMKLVREELGLGMAILDSATELFTAGVDSLKAIQLRRLVVRDFAMEDGKGLGQNVVFEAGCVSKLAELICAMQAGQTGDVRQDEDVMEDLVARYSSFRDHVPVSERKHGRGVILTGATGSIGAHTLYRLLNDDTVSTVYCLTRRDSPKEAILDALAQKDLSVLSYRTKKIVALKSALDEPDMGLDKTTIEQMRQSVSLIVHSAWPVNFNLPLTSFIPHIQGLANLVDFSLSVHMPAPAVLLFCSSISTALASSSAEVEESPMPDSSSALDMGYARSKLIGERIVSNARKAGARTFSLRIGQISGHSKKGLWNDSEAIPLMIRSALTLKTLPKLDTECSWLPADKLAASLLEIARTCSLNSVDDDDFDGGDDSIYNLCNPRTFTWAAMLDTLRQHGFEFQTVAFADWLGKLRESEARGEELVNPAVKLAEHYASMYGSGSEEASVPKKFRTDRAERDSMTLRNGRLRIVQDGILARYAQDWMRRWN from the exons ATGGGAATCCCTCAGTATAATGAGCCATCCCATAACCAGGGCCAGAGCCAGGCGGACGAGTTGGTCCAGCGGTTTGGCCGGCTCAACACCTTAGACGACTTGATCCGACTGagagcagcagatgcagtTCAGGAGCCGATTTTGGCCTATCCCCAGCAGACCCAAGATGGCGTGGCCTCTTACGAGCACTTCACGGGCGAGGACCTGGATGCGATGGTCGACCAGGCTGTCTGTATGTTGCTGGAATCAGGCATTCGACCG CCCAAGAATGACGGCGAGATTATCGCCCTGCTCACCCTCTCAGACCTGAACATGGTCGTCACCTTCTTTGCCCTCAGTCGCATTGGATACACCATTATGATGCTCTCCCCTCGCCTCTCAGCCACTGCATGCGTCTCCCTCCTTGACACCGTCGGCTGCGACACTATCTTATACGGACATGCACCAACCATCCGCACAACCGTCGGCGAGATCCTACGCCAGAAACTTGTCGCCTGCAGACCCATCATCCAGCGGCCCTCCCAAACGGACACGGCAGAAGGCCCATCTGTCCTGGTCCTCCACCGAAGCCGCAACCGAGACGCCGCTCGGAACCGAACAGCCCTAATCCTCCATTCCTCGGGGTCGACGGGCACACCCAAGCCCCTGTTCCTGAGCCACAAAGCCATCATGACACATCCATTGCGTGGACCGGGTCTTACCTCGTTTAACACCCTCCCTTGGTACCATCTGCACGGCCTGTCGACTGCGCTGCAGGCGATGTATATGAGGAAGGTCGCGTACATGTGGGATGCCGCACTGCCACTGACAACACCAACTGTCGTCGCCGCATTGGAAGCAGCTAAGCCCGAGTCAGTCCAGGGCGTTCCAtatctccttcagcttcttgtcgACAGCACCAAGGGCCTAGACGCCCTTCGGTCCTGCAAGCTCGTCACATACGGGGGTGCACCCTGCCCCGACGACCTAGGAGACCGACTCGTCGCCGAGGGAGTGCATTTCGGCGGCTCATTCGGACT AACCGAAGCAGGCCTCGTCGCCGAGTCCATCTCCCGTCCCAAATCCGACCCCTTCTGGAACTACCTCCGCTTCTTCCCAAACCTAACCCCCTTCATCTGGATGAAACCTTTATCCTCTGGTCCAGAGAATGAATTATACGAATGTGTCTACCTAGCCGGCCACCCAGCCCTCACGGCCTCGAACTCCTCCGAGCCCCCAGGCTCCTACCACTCCCGTGACGTCTTCACGCCACACCCCTCCATCCCAGACCGCTGGAAATACGTCTCCCGTCTCGACGACCGCGTCACCCTGCTCAACGGCGAGAAGGTCCTCCCGCTACCGATCGAGGGGTGCATCAAGCAGAGTCCCGTTGTGGAGGACGCGGTTGTTGTGGGTGTTGGCAAGGCTGTTCCTGGCCTTTTGCTGTTTCGAGCGGAGCAGGCAGAGCAAGTACGGCGATTACACCCTGTTTCCGGGGAGGAATTCATTGATTCCGTTTGGCCGGTTATCCAGGATGCGAATTCGCGTGCTGAGCAGTTCTCCCAGATTACGAGGGAGATGGTGGCGGTTCTCCCTGTTGGTTCGGTACGGCCGCAGACGGATAAGGGGTCGATGATCCGGGCGCAGGTTTATGCGAGGTATGCGGATGTGATTGAGGGGTTGTATGCGCGGGTTGAAGAGAGGGGAGCTGATGGTGCGACTGGGGGGACGCTGCGTCTCAGCTGTGAAGAGACGGAGGGACATTTGATGAAGCTTGTccgggaggagctggggctgggaaTGGCGATTTTGGATTCTGCGACAGAGCTTTTTACGGCTGGGGTTGATAGTCTGAAGGCGATTCAGTTGAGGAggttggtggtgagggaTTTTGcgatggaggatgggaagggTCTTGGGCAGAATGTGGTGTTTGAGGCTGGTTGTGTGTCGAAGCTGGCGGAGCTTATATGTGCGATGCAGGCTGGCCAGACTGGGGATGTGCGtcaggatgaggatgtcATGGAGGATTTGGTTGCCAGGTACTCGTCGTTCAGGGATCATGTTCCGGTCTCAGAAAGGAAGCATGGCAGGGGTGTG ATACTGACTGGGGCAACCGGGTCTATCGGTGCACACACTCTATACCGACTACTGAACGACGACACGGTATCGACTGTCTACTGCCTCACAAGACGAGACAGCCCCAAGGAAGCAATCCTCGACGCTCTCGCGCAGAAAGACCTCAGTGTCCTGTCCTACCGAACGAAGAAGATTGTCGCACTCAAGAGCGCCCTTGATGAACCCGATATGGGCTTGGACAAGACCACCATCGAACAGATGCGCCAGTCCGTCTCTCTGATCGTCCACTCCGCGTGGCCAGTGAACTTCAACCTCCCACTGACCAGCTTCATCCCGCACATCCAAGGACTCGCGAACCTGGTCGACTTCTCGCTGTCAGTACACATGCCGGCGCCAGCAGTGCTgctcttctgctcctcgATCTCAACAGCACTAGCCTCTTCGTCAGCAGAAGTAGAGGAAAGCCCAATGCCTGATTCCAGCAGCGCTCTGGACATGGGCTACGCGCGCTCCAAGCTCATCGGCGAGCGAATCGTCAGCAACGCTCGCAAGGCCGGAGCAAGGACGTTCTCGCTCCGTATCGGCCAAATCTCGGGGCACTCGAAGAAGGGCCTGTGGAATGACTCGGAGGCGATCCCGCTCATGATCCGGTCTGCGCTGACGCTCAAGACACTCCCGAAGCTGGACACGGAGTGTTCCTGGTTGCCGGCTGATAAGCTCGCGGCTTCACTGCTGGAGATTGCGCGGACGTGTTCGCTCAACtcggttgatgatgatgatttcgATGGAGGCGACGACTCGATCTACAACCTGTGCAACCCGCGCACATTTACCTGGGCTGCGATGCTGGATACACTCCGGCAGCATGGGTTCGAGTTCCAGACCGTTGCGTTCGCCGACTGGCTGGGAAAACTGCGGGAGAGCGAAGCCCGGGGTGAGGAGCTGGTCAACCCGGCCGTCAAGCTAGCGGAGCACTACGCATCGATGTACGGTAGTGGTAGCGAAGAGGCGTCCGTGCCGAAGAAATTCCGGACGGACAGGGCAGAGCGCGATAGCATGACGCTGCGAAATGGGCGGCTGAGGATTGTGCAGGATGGGATCCTGGCTCGGTATGCGCAGGACTGGATGCGGCGGTGGAATTGA
- a CDS encoding uncharacterized protein (antiSMASH:Cluster_2.6): protein MPSKASPPYPAFNHLGTQIRDKWRRIDDKMRHGTAPAMRSRIIQSRDKFEAFVKNVDLYHANEPQPIGQPKRNRLHEADARTRSDILSMLQGLDTILATGIYMFGDLESLETTARTGAYSLPSGDGTIAGCLVDSIENGVKCMCEYASCFETNESTGVAIPVAIPEERVEPTRSSRSLREWLRDIKHRRPS from the exons ATGCCGAGCAAAGCTTCACCCCCGTATCCGGCTTTCAATCACTTGGGTACCCAAATAAGGGACAAGTGGCGGCGCATCGACGACAAAATGCGCCACGGAACCGCACCTGCAATGCGATCAAGGATTATACAGAGTCGAGACAAATTCGAGGCTTTTGTCAAAAACGTCGACCTTTATCATGCCAATGAGCCCCAGCCCATAGGGCAACCTAAGCGTAACCGTCTCCACGAAGCGGACGCTCGCACGCGCAGCGACATCCTCAGCATGCTGCAAGGTCTCGACACGATACTGGCAACTG GGATTTATATGTTCGGGGATCTCGAGAGCCTAGAAACAACAGCCAGAACGGGTGCCTACTCACTGCCCTCAGGAGATGGAACCATAGCGGGGTGTCTCGTGGACTCGATTGAGAATGGAGTAAAATGCATGTGTGAATACGCGTCTTGTTTCGAAACAAATGAGTCAACGGGGGTTGCTATACCCGTTGCTATACCCGAAGAACGTGTCGAGCCTACCCGTAGCAGCCGGTCGTTGCGTGAGTGGCTCCGGGATATCAAACACCGGCGGCCCAGCTAA
- a CDS encoding uncharacterized protein (COG:S;~EggNog:ENOG410Q2NV;~InterPro:IPR001077,IPR036388,IPR016461,IPR029063, IPR036390;~PFAM:PF00891;~SMCOG1042:O-methyltransferase;~antiSMASH:Cluster_2.6;~go_function: GO:0008168 - methyltransferase activity [Evidence IEA];~go_function: GO:0008171 - O-methyltransferase activity [Evidence IEA]) produces MPFQDQLDLLSLIEDIRQATAKDSSSSSSSRSSQSHFHLLSLIDQLRLAVETPTETVLRLIYQPPQNAALRTLIDLGVFDLLVSHSGRGLSATELSAYTSAEPGLIIRLMRVVTALGLCENPETEIYCPNHRTAILTQPIGRDGIRCIYDLTMPTLARLPEYFRAHNYDIPKEYSASPMRWATGQSQFEWLAQRRHQQVLFNSYMSSRRQGKPSWFDVYPVDRLTAALLDKGDVFVVDVGGNQGHDLVRFRERYPDIPGRLVLQDLPAVVAGLECEGVEAMGYSFLDLQPVKGARTYYFRAIFHDWPDEVCLKILRNTISAMDPAKSRILIVDFVLPDTETPLLQASLDIQMMSIGAGVERSKRQWTELLRAAGLEIWGIWSAGPGTESVIETGIGKSDQM; encoded by the exons ATGCCGTTTCAAGACCAGCTCGACCTGCTCTCCCTGATAGAAGATATTCGCCAGGCGACAGCCaaagacagcagcagcagcagcagcagccgatcGTCACAGTCCCATTTCCATCTTCTGAGCCTCATCGACCAATTGAGGCTCGCTGTCGAGACACCAACTGAGACCGTTCTCCGACTGATCTACCAA CCACCCCAGAATGCTGCCCTGCGCACACTAATCGACCTCGGAGTCTTTGATCTCCTGGTGAGCCACAGCGGACGCGGACTCTCAGCAACGGAGTTATCGGCGTATACAAGCGCCGAGCCAGGCCTGATCA TCCGCCTCATGCGCGTCGTCACAGCCCTCGGGCTATGCGAGAACCCAGAAACCGAGATCTACTGCCCAAACCACCGGACGGCGATCCTCACGCAGCCAATTGGTAGAGACGGGATACGATGCAT ATACGACCTGACGATGCCCACGCTCGCGAGATTACCAGAGTACTTCCGCGCGCACAACTATGATATCCCGAAAGAATATTCCGCCTCCCCGATGCGCTGGGCCACGGGGCAGAGCCAGTTCGAGTGGCTTGCCCAGCGTCGCCACCAGCAGGTCCTCTTCAACTCGTACATGAGTAGTAGGCGACAGGGCAAGCCGAGTTGGTTTGATGTGTATCCTGTGGACCGGCTGACCGCTGCTCTTTTGGACAAGGGCGATGTCTTCGTGGTTGATGTCGGAGGCAACCAGGGCCATGACCTGGTTCGATTCCGTGAGAGATATCCGGATATTCCTGGCAGGCTTGTTTTGCAGGATCTACCTGCCGTTGTAGCGGGGCTTGAATGCGAGGGGGTCGAGGCGATGGGATATAGCTTTTTGGATCTGCAGCCGGTAAAGG GAGCCCGAACATACTACTTCCGCGCCATCTTCCATGACTGGCCGGATGAGGTCTGTCTCAAGATCCTCCGCAACACGATCTCTGCCATGGACCCGGCCAAATCCCGGATCCTGATCGTGGACTTTGTCCTTCCTGATACGGAGACGCCACTGCTGCAAGCCTCGCTTGATATCCAGATGATGAGTATCGGGGCGGGCGTTGAGCGGTCTAAGCGGCAGTGGACAGAGTTGCTGCGCGCGGCGGGGCTTGAGATTTGGGGGATCTGGAGCGCAGGTCCTGGGACGGAGTCGGTTATTGAGACTGGGATTGGAAAGTCAGATCAGATGTGA
- a CDS encoding class I SAM-dependent methyltransferase (COG:S;~EggNog:ENOG410PV8Y;~InterPro:IPR029063;~PFAM:PF08242,PF13489,PF08241,PF13649;~SMCOG1089:methyltransferase;~antiSMASH:Cluster_2.6): MASAGNQRFNDEAANWDKNPSVQEATRLAFDSINLIIQTLAERKQSTSGAGLDVLEVGCGTGLLTLRVAPLVREIVAIDPAHGMIQTLQAKINTSTCQDTAADGPRNRSHNVLPVCRLLEDPEDPALPALDGNDPTGRRRKFDLILSHLVMHHVPDLRAFLGILLGCLVPGGRVALTDFEDFGPEAIKFHPPNKLDGVERHGIPAGWMEDLMKEVGFQDVKVSVGWTLAKLVELWEGQKLGDTLGFPFLVCEGARPV, from the coding sequence ATGGCATCCGCTGGGAACCAACGCTTCAACGATGAAGCCGCCAACTGGGATAAGAACCCGTCGGTCCAGGAGGCGACCCGCCTCGCATTCGACagcatcaacctcatcatccaaaCTCTTGCTGAGCGCAAACAATCTACCTCAGGAGCTGGTCTCGATGTCCTTGAAGTAGGCTGCGGCACAGGCCTACTCACTCTCCGCGTCGCACCGCTAGTCCGTGAAATCGTAGCCATCGATCCAGCCCACGGGATGATCCAGACCTTACAGGCCAAGATAAACACTTCCACATGCCAGGACACTGCCGCAGATGGGCCGCGGAACAGATCGCACAACGTCCTCCCAGTTTGCCGTCTCCTTGAAGACCCTGAGGATCCGGCCCTTCCTGCTCTCGATGGTAACGACCCAACGGGCCGCCGGCGCAAGTTCGATCTCATCCTCTCGCACCTGGTCATGCACCATGTTCCCGACCTCCGGGCATTCCTGGGAATATTGCTCGGGTGTTTAGTCCCCGGGGGTCGGGTTGCACTGACGGACTTTGAAGACTTTGGACCGGAGGCAATCAAGTTTCATCCGCCGAACAAGCTGGACGGTGTCGAGAGGCATGGAATCCCGGCAGGCTGGATGGAGGACCTCATGAAGGAGGTTGGGTTTCAGGATGTCAAGGTGTCGGTGGGATGGACGTTGGCAAAGTTAGTGGAGCTTTGGGAAGGGCAGAAACTTGGGGATACCCTGGGTTTCCCATTCCTGGTGTGCGAGGGTGCCAGGCCAGTCTGA
- a CDS encoding methyltransferase family protein (COG:S;~EggNog:ENOG410PU14;~InterPro:IPR007269;~PFAM:PF04140,PF04191;~TransMembrane:5 (o25-47i68-90o127-147i175-194o214-232i);~antiSMASH:Cluster_2.6;~go_component: GO:0016021 - integral component of membrane [Evidence IEA];~go_function: GO:0004671 - protein C-terminal S-isoprenylcysteine carboxyl O-methyltransferase activity [Evidence IEA];~go_process: GO:0006481 - C-terminal protein methylation [Evidence IEA]): protein MPGEQPTSIATTPSLPRILHADADLLAMPSASSSSLSLAFLVAGYLNARCTTAPNQASVPHGTDRVRFLTTIPSVLSTHISNLVVLYHALVTLFWTSSSSDLEIIDRLCPYPDHLNAQRVTWNARTVGYLSLLAVGALIRLSAYGGLGRNFTFQLAKPDRLVTSGVYRYLQHPSYTGLVLVLPSFAGLVVNRLDTPIACLIPGPLLALLRDWEIVLGAITGAVLVVTLAVRIRDEERMLREKFGREWEEWHARTARIIPGLF, encoded by the coding sequence ATGCCCGGGGAACAGCCGACCTCCATCGCGACAACTCCATCTCTTCCCCGGATTTTGCATGCAGACGCAGACCTGCTCGCGATGCCGTCCGCTAGCTCCTCATCCCTGTCGCTCGCCTTCCTGGTCGCTGGCTATCTCAACGCCCGCTGCACGACAGCCCCGAACCAAGCCAGCGTCCCCCATGGCACCGACCGCGTCCGCTTCTTGACGACAATCCCATCAGTACTCTCCACGCACATCTCCAACCTAGTCGTTCTATATCACGCCCTCGTAACGCTCTTCTggacctcttcctcttctgatCTCGAGATCATCGACCGACTGTGTCCCTACCCAGACCACCTCAACGCCCAGCGCGTCACCTGGAACGCTCGCACGGTCGGATACCTCTCGCTCCTCGCAGTCGGCGCCTTAATCCGACTCAGCGCATACGGCGGGCTCGGGCGCAACTTCACGTTCCAGCTCGCGAAGCCCGACAGGCTGGTCACGTCGGGGGTATACAGGTATCTGCAGCATCCGAGCTACACAGGGCTtgtgctggtgctgccgaGTTTTGCGGGGCTGGTTGTGAACCGGCTGGATACGCCAATCGCGTGTCTCATCCCGGGGCCATTGCTGGCACTATTGAGGGACTGGGAGATTGTGTTGGGGGCGATAACAGGCGCGGTGCTGGTTGTCACTTTGGCGGTGCGGATTCGCGATGAGGAGAGGATGCTGAGGGAGAAGTTTGGCAGAGAATGGGAAGAATGGCAcgcgaggacggcgaggatcATTCCAGGATTATTCTGA
- a CDS encoding uncharacterized protein (COG:S;~EggNog:ENOG410PU14;~antiSMASH:Cluster_2.6): MGLIGRTLKLSTYTGLASVGAFFAYTRNDRFEPMTTSDSIFSHPFYLKFNPSKNPTTHDLCVRRVPLSEINPSLLEKKGKLVEAFCAGVWSGWGYAFQRAYLSRKYEAADTASHLWSNEQLSNSTYDVGTLITDHFEVVEKTSDRIVVRCGDSPRRQDVRGSDGLFEISAVVKPEEGIAEFGLKSCFYKGLGKAEGEPMPPHIAWLHQQYTKLWAETALYKVRR, encoded by the exons ATGGGGCTCATCGGTCGCACCCTCAAGCTCTCCACCTACACCGGGCTGGCCTCGGTCGGCGCTTTCTTCGCCTACACGCGCAACGACCGCTTCGAGCCCATGACCACAAGCGACTCTATCTTCAGCCACCCGTTCTACCTCAAATTCAACCCGTCTAAGAACCCCACTACGCACGATCTCTGCGTCCGCCGCGTGCCCCTGTCTGAGATCAACCCATcgctgctggagaagaagggcaagctcgtcgaggCGTTTTGCGCCGGTGTTTGGAGCGGCTGGG GATACGCATTCCAACGAGCCTACCTCTCGCGCAAGTACGAAGCCGCCGATACCGCATCACACCTGTGGTCCAACGAGCAGCTGTCAAACTCGACTTATGACGTTGGAACCTTGATCACCGACCACTTCGAAGTCGTCGAGAAGACGTCTGACCGCATCGTCGTTCGCTGCGGTGACTCGCCCCGTCGTCAGGACGTGCGCGGCTCAGACGGCCTTTTTGAGATCTCCGCCGTCGTCAAGCCCGAGGAAGGAATCGCGGAGTTCGGTCTTAAGAGCTGCTTCTACAAGGGATTGGGCAAGGCCGAGGGGGAGCCGATGCCCCCGCATATTGCTTGGTTGCATCAGCAGTATACGAAGCTTTGGGCGGAGACGGCCCTATACAAGGTTCGGAGGtag
- a CDS encoding uncharacterized protein (SECRETED:SignalP(1-17);~antiSMASH:Cluster_2.6) — translation MRFLAVTLLGLASVSVAEVSSWQDVLGDVPSCVKTCLDDFYKNVGFEDECGSPDEASVDCLCGVKDTFEKAQSESSKLQSCFTDGCDTKELASAASKLSDYNDRYRDLQSQCKSSDSSSSSSSGGGDTGAANSLVPSFETLLASGAVLLAASVL, via the exons ATGCGTTTCCTCGCTGTTActcttctcggccttgcCTCCGTCAGCGTTGCTGAAGTCAGCAGCTGGCAGGATGTCCTGGGCGACGTGCCCTCGTGCGTGAAGACATGTCTCGACGACTTCTACAAGAACGTCGGTTTCGAAGACGAGTGCGGAAGCCCTGACGAGGCCTCCGTGGACTGTCTCTGCGGTGTTAAGGATACCTTTGAAAAGGCCCAGTCTGAATCCAGCAAGCTGCAGTCCTGCTTTACAGACGGCTGCGACACGAAGGAACTGGCCAGCGCTGCTAGCAAGCTCAGTGACTACAACGACCGATACCGTGACTTGCAGAGTCAGTGCAAATCCAgtgacagcagcagcagcagcagcagtggtggtg GCGACACCGGCGCGGCCAACTCCCTGGTCCCCAGCTTTGAGACGTTGCTAGCTTCTGGGGCTGTCCTCTTGGCCGCTTCGGTTCTATAA
- a CDS encoding uncharacterized protein (TransMembrane:1 (o20-37i);~antiSMASH:Cluster_2.6), with product MPPGSLNLGTRSNTARSSRNTAFLSILGVIGAGYALLRYQSPRDGVVEQEDVENATGEAKIGRSKVVSQRDVNAMMGDSPTGKGHVARSPRKASNREDF from the exons ATGCCACCTGGTAGTTTGAACCTCGGAACACGCTCCAACACAGCGCG ATCTTCGCGAAATACAGCCTTCCTGAGCATCCTCGGCGTTATTGGGGCCGGTTATGCGCTGCTGCGATATCAGTCTCCACGGGACGGGGTTGTGGAACAGGAGGATGTTGAAAATGCCACAGGGGAGGCAAAGATCGGACGGTCGAAGGTTGTCTCACAGAGAGATGTAAACGCCATGATGGGAGATTCACCAACTGGGAAGGGTCATGTTGCGCGGTCGCCGAGGAAGGCGTCAAATCGTGAGGACTTTTGA